Below is a window of Desulfovibrio aminophilus DNA.
ACCCTCCATAAAAGAGAACGCCGATGGCCCGGAGCCTCATGCCCGGGCTGCAGGCGGAAACATTTTTGAACCGTTGCCCTGTATCAACGCGATGGCGGGGGCGTCCTCTTCCGTGATTTCGAGGCGAATACGCTGCACTGGAACATGAGTTTCCAGGCGTCTTCGTCACGCCAATTCAGGGTGTCCGGAAACTCCCTGCTGTTCAGGTCGTCGCAATCAAACCCGGCCTGCATGAGCGGCGGAACCTTGTGCAGCATCATGAATTCCTGCTGGACCTCCTCAAAACCGTGCCTGAGCAGTTTGTGCTTATAATTCAATGGATTTTCGCGGATGCTGAGAACGCCGCGCTCCGGCTTTTCCGGGTGGCGCAGCAGGCTCGAGATGTCGTACTCCGGCGAGCCGCCGCCAAAATGATTTTTGAAAAACCGCACGGTGTATTTGTTGAACGTGTACATGTCGAACAGTTCGTTGGAATGCGTCAGAATGAGCCAGCCGCCATCCTGGAGGGCCTTGTAGCCGGCCTCGTAGAACTGCTTCTCTTCCTCGGCGGTCTGATACGCCAGGACGTTCAGCGCCGTCACGAGGAAGACGTCCGTCTCCCGGAGGTTCATGAAATCCGAGGAT
It encodes the following:
- a CDS encoding bifunctional 2-polyprenyl-6-hydroxyphenol methylase/3-demethylubiquinol 3-O-methyltransferase UbiG — protein: MADDSKVANRELRIGVDYFDKVANRYMGQLQSEYHRHRLGVIESLLHGLDLKGKTCVDFGCGDGIFCETLAERGAFVIGIDPSEIMIEKALQQYGQDKRMRFILGGSSDFMNLRETDVFLVTALNVLAYQTAEEEKQFYEAGYKALQDGGWLILTHSNELFDMYTFNKYTVRFFKNHFGGGSPEYDISSLLRHPEKPERGVLSIRENPLNYKHKLLRHGFEEVQQEFMMLHKVPPLMQAGFDCDDLNSREFPDTLNWRDEDAWKLMFQCSVFASKSRKRTPPPSR